Within the Oncorhynchus kisutch isolate 150728-3 linkage group LG13, Okis_V2, whole genome shotgun sequence genome, the region gaaaatggttgtctagcaatgatcaacaaccaatctgacagagcttgaagaattttgaaaataatagtACGCAAATGTTACTCAATCCAggagtggaaagctcttagacttactgcaaaaggtgcttctacaaagtattgactcaggggtgtgaatacttatgtataggAAATATTTTCTTTAATTTTCAATATATTTCCAAAAGCATGGTTTTCACTTCGTCGTTATGGGCcattttgtgtagatgggtgagaaaacctAATTGAATCCAtattgaattcaggttgtaacaaaaaaaaaagtggaataaggggtatgaatactttctgaatgcactgtataagggAGGCATGAAACTAACAAAATACAACATTTAAGAACTTAAGATGACACAAAATGTATAATGGTAGCTGTGTTTACCTCCTCAATACCAGCAATGTTGTTGACAGCTAATTTCTTTAACGAACTCTGAAGTTTTTTGTCGTCGGCTGTTGCCGTCCTGTGTACGACCTTCTTCTTCCTACGTGCAGAGCCCTGAAAACAACACAGGGAGATGTAAGAATGTACATCAATAGAGGTTAAATAAAGCAGTGGAGTGCCCAGTGCTCTACCAACCTATCAGGAGTATCGGAAACCATACGGCTGATGATTAAAAATAAAAGATTTgcaaatatataacatatatatataaaattcaCTTTAAACATGTCaccttaaatgactaaaataatGTGCCATTTTAAACAACTTTTAGTCTATATTGTAATTTGATAAAAATGTATTATATAGGTCTAACGCATCAAGATTGACTTGATTTAATACACATTTCAGAGGCACGTTCAACAGGACACAATGTTTTTGGAATGTTCAGACAGACACGTTAATGTATAACAAACATGCCTCCAACATGTAGAAAAGGGATgtgcaactttgatgggggtgggggatgggacaaaaacaaaaaaaacaccccATGAGGGGCCAGAGTGGCTCATGTGTCcgtgtacccacatccatacccacacatgcagacagagccggccctagccttttgggggccctaagcgaaATTGAGTGGCCGCcttgggctaattgagtgactgacaaGAGAAAGAATGCTGATGCATAACCAAACTTCAAATTTGAACCCAAGAGTAGTTGAGACCATGACGGAATTGTGCAGCACACTCCATAATCACGTTTTTCAACTTTTCATACAAAACAGTAGTTTCTATTGAAATAGAGTCAGCAAAATTACATTGCACAAGCAGCACCACAGATATTGCGATGAGCATGATGCAAGACTTCACTCTCAAACAGTATCTGAACATGTGCACGGGCTCTCGTCAAACTTCTATAGGTAGGCATGGGACAAACAGTGGATAAGTTTAGTCTTGCGCTCCAATGCACTtagttgttgcggaaattgacccactatgcgGTTTACTTAGCGCATCTACGTCATTTCACTGACTACCTTTAAACATTGCACACCATTCGGTCCTGCTGAACGCACTCTATGTACTTCCTGTTGAATCTCTAAATAGGGAAATTTGCTTACCTTTCCTCCTATCCGGACCTGGGCTTGAAGTTTTGCTAATTTTTCTTGGTTCATGTTTCTACCTGGAAAAATGACAGATGAGTAGAAGTTCAACTAAAACATGTAAACTAGCAACTGAACTGTTTTCAAGTGGAGGCATATGGGTTGTTATCTTGTCAATTATCTACACTAGTATCAGAACTATTTGCTCCAGATGACCAGTTTCATCCATAATTTGACTGGAAGTATTATGGATTGCGTCAACATACATTTGCTGCCAAGCCAACTAGCCGAGAAACGCTCAGAGAATGGAGTTCAGCATTCCTCACTTAACTAGCTGCTAGCTAAGATAGCCAGCTAACAACTGTACACGCTAGAGAACCTCAATATGCGAGCTAGTTAACCACATTTGTCAAGAGGGCGTTGTTACTAGCTATCGAACTTTAACTACCCACGGAGAACAGTGAAACAAAGAACATAGCTACAATTTCAATAACGAGCCTAATCCACATGCGACATCTTTCACAAAAGGGATGCTGTCTGTTGAAGACACAAACAAATAGCCAGATATAGCCAGGCTAACCAGACAGACTAGCACGCTAACTCGAGCCAGTTAACAAAATGAAAACAGTGAATTTGCTGGGTATCCTATGAAGTGTCATTGCCTCTTTTCATCTAAGGTACATCAATCCCAGTCAAATATCAAACACACACGTAATTGTTTACCATAAAACCACTCTAAAATGGACGTAAAAACAATATACCAGACCTGATCCACAAATATCAGAGGAAACATGCGGCAACGAAAGATAGGAGGATATGACGAAgatcttcttctatggtatattGGCGATCGCACAATGTAATGTGCattccgccacctactgtgcgggATGGAAACAGGGTTCCCAAAAATgtaacaaaatacaaaaataaacgaccaaactaaaataaataaactgaacTAAATCACAAAACTTTTCAGCTAAAAAAACCCTACACCGGTTCCAGTTTTCGACACTAGTGTTGTCCATTCATAACATTCATCTTCACAAACTTTGCCCGACGCGCTGCTTGATTCGAACTCATCATCCAATCCGCGGTCTTCGACTGACCCATATCTTCTTCTTCGAGTGGTTTTCCAGCCGCCTGGACGCTTTGTTGCGTATTGGCAttgagtttctaaacccagaagCGCAACATTCGAAGACTTCCGTGAAACAGCTTGCGAAAATAGACCAAATATCCAGGCCGGTGTTTGAGGAGTACAACCAAGATTCGAGCAAACGGcctaagtagttgaacatgttattactccaaccttgtgaaagtgacaaactgacacgttttcattttcCTCAAAAATAACTTTATATTGAAGGAGTGCTTGCACATTCGCAGTTCGGGGCGAGACGAGCGTTAGAGCCGATGACGTGTGGCCACGCAATAGCTTATCTAGCCAatggctgcattccaaacactgaaaagacacaccctctcccctcaaattaagtggacacttccaGTGCTGCAAATTTAGCAATTTTGTTGCTAGATTCAGCAACTTTTCAGACTACCTGGCAACtttttttttcaaacagcacCTAGCAACAAATTGAGCTAATTTTAAAACGTTTTGGGAAattttagcaacttttgaaaagtgactcCAACACTAAAATGCAcgcattttccctctaaatgacaaaaaaatgattttgtctgtcacacactcagtcacaacacacgtgcctggctgcaaaagtgcattgtgagtgaCGTCAGCAGCAGGCGCTCAGCTAGTTCACAGCAGCAGCAGGCCAGCAGCAATTTCAGTaaattgcaaatcattgttggcggactgcagcagcagtagtacgggTTCGACGAGccaaacccaatgaatatagttggtcatgaatgtttgatcttgaacagaacttacatcaatcaacatgtctcaatcacaattgtacagccagaagtacagaaaagagtgggagtctgtacctgaacaaatgtcaaatcatattttttgccgagatggccagtcaatttgagtaGCGTTATTGTGTATTCTACGTAATGACAGTTTTTATGTTAtcacacaatgacatcacaacgtcATTCAGCAACAAATCAACCTGCCTCTAGCAACATACCCTGAAaattagttggcaacactggaCACTTCTGATGTGGCAGAAATTCCTTCATCCCGCGaagattgtgttttcagccatcGGAAGCTTAATATGAgatacagtcaattatgattgcatgtTTACTTATATTAACGATATGATTAATatacgcctactgtatgatagctagcaaattaactaactagcgttagcctgcctagctggaacttctgaagaaagaaaatgttttatttctacaatttccaaaagataaCCAAACAAACACATCAACACTTTTACGAGATGTGtttgtgcattagtagcacagTTTCTAACTTATTTACATTTCTTTGAACTTACATTTGTATGTTGACTCCATATTAACGTTGAGGTTTAAAGTTTTGGCAGACTTTCCTTTCAGGTCCCGAAGTGAACgtaattgtacactcgcaaactccattaaaaacgagggctgagggcttaagttgcaaacttcccttgcttggttAATCATTTGAACCGACGGCTGCGGGGATTCCCCCAATGGCTGAGGGCTTAGGGCCAAGGGCTGTCAACTTTGAGTTTGGAATGCAGCCAATGTCTCCAAGACATTGCCTACAAGTGTGATTGGGGATTTCTATTGGAAAAGCAGTTTTAGCctatatttatacattttttgggggggggggtatagttgTCTTTCAGTTTGAAAAGTGCATTTCACATATGTGAGAGAAATGGGGAAACTCATTAACCCTCCTACCGTATGGGAGTGATATACAGGCTGACCtgtcagaaagaaaaaaaacattttgaaaagCTTTGTGTGTTAAAACCCAATCAAACAGAACTATTCTAACAAGTCTCTATAAATCACTTCCTCATAACGGCAAATTAATTTGAACTGAATTTTTATTACCTGTCAACATAGCCTAGGCCTACTTGCAAAACACTTAAAATTCACAGTTTGAACATAAAAGGCAATTTGTAGAAAAATGTATATCATTTAGTTTATACTAAAGGGATCATTGAACTTGTAGCCTATATTGTTTTTCAAGTAGGAAAGAGCAGATATAGCAATGCAAAGTTTCAACAATACAATGAATGTGTTTTAATTTCCAGATGTTTTTCACCAATGCCGATCTTTGGCATGCATATTGTTGGCATGATGgttaaacacaaacacaacatctGCACATTTAATTTTTTACTCAAGAACACATAATGAATTTATTAATCACAAATCTCAAACCACTTTGAGCCTTGGGATTGGAAAACACTTCCAGGCCATGTTTCAACACAGATGAGGCATTTACAGTTATACTGCAGTGACTTGATATATGTTACACTGCACCGATGTGACTTTCATTGGATACCTTTGCCCATTCTGTTTCAGCTGTATACATAGTCTATAAATATACGTAATGTGATGTCAACACGGTTTAAGTAAACACTGTTACGTTAAATTAAATCCTTTTAAAACCACTGAAAGGATAGAGGTGATCTACTCATCATCAGATGAGCTAAACTGACTGCGCTGTAAGTGGTAAGCTGGCTGAGCACCCATGGTGAGAGAATCCCTTCTAAAAATATCTTAATATAGAAATTTTGTTGTACAAAAAGTACAAcactttataaaaaaatatatataccttTTAGTCAATTAGCAGATGCTCTTGTCCaggcgacttacagttagtgcattcgtcttaagatagctaggtgggacagcCACATAACACAGGCATaggaggattatttaagatactgtttgaagTGGTAggttttcagatgttttcaaaggatgggcagggactcttctgtcctagcttcaggaagaagctggttccaccattgggttGCCAGGACAGAGGAAGAGTTGGACTGGGCTGAgagggagctgccctcccgtaggggtgggtAGGGCCAATAGACCTGAGGTAGCAGAACGGAGTACTCTCAGTtagaacagacagacatgaattTCAAATGTGTCAAAAACCATTTtttttcatcagtccacagtaccACAGCAGGTCAAAGAGATAGGCCAACCATCTGCAAGACACAACAGCAACCTCAACGGCTGGGCCAGCCAGAAAAGTCTCTTAAGAATTCAAAACCCATATTTTCACGTGGTAACAATGGCATAGCTGCCATATTGGGATTCCAGAAGACTGTGAAACAGAACTATTAGCTTCAACGGAGGAACACCCGCTGAGTTGATGTTTCAAATTGCCCGGCACTCTCTCACTGACTGATAGCGAGCTTGAAACAGAGCGTGAAACAATCAATTGGCCTTGTCATTCTGCACAGGCTCTAAGGGCTCTGGGGACCTCGAGAGTAGCAGATCTCTTTAGTTCTGAGCACCTGCATCTATCATAATACTACTGAAAATCACAGTGAAGACTCAAAAAAACAACATTGACAGCTAGTGCAGATTGCAGAGTTCATCCTTTCAAGGTCAAGTGGTGCTGTACAGTAATAGGTTAGCTAGAAACAACAGTCAATGAGGTTAACTCAGGGGTCCATATTCATCCAGGCATTAATTGTGTGTCAATGATAAGCAACATGCCTGTTGCTAGGTTCTGTGTGCCTCATGAATGCGCAATACACTGTGTGCACAATTATTAGGCAAATTGAATTCCTCAGTTTTCATTTTATTGTTGAACAAACACATCGCTCTTAGTCAATCCAAAATGTTATTGAACCTCTAACCTGAATGTTTAACAAAGGATATCTGAGTTTTGTTTTTCTCAGGGGAATATATAAGTGGGCACAATTATTAGGTAACTATTAGTGTGTAGAATTATTaggaaacaaaataacaaaaataatttcTCCCAACTCACTTGCTTATGCTACATTTTTTTGAGTAAGTGTAacaaataattaacaaaaaacaaaacaattaaataacatTTTTGGCCTTTCAAAAATATTACGTAACCAATATATATAACTTCAGAACCAAGCTGATTACaatacaaagttgccaatgtctttgcaattgttaTAAACAAGCAAAGGGTAAAAAGATGTTTCAAATTAAAACCGAGATGACTGCTTTAAAAGACAAATACATGAAGCTACATAggcctatatactgtatttaaaTCATATTGAAATAAATGTCACGTTCATACGATCGAGTTCTATTTTGCTAATTGAAGGCTACTGGCAAATTTTGGCCTCAATTTCAGACCTAACAACATGTAAGCAAGGATATGCCAAATATTCAATTTGTGGCATAGCCtaagcattagaataagccgCCTCAATATTAGCAGCCATAGCTGTTAATTTAGttctaggagctgatccgtcgTCAGTATTTAATGTTAAGGTAAGATGTGAATGGAGAACGTGGATCCGAGAGTAGTGGTGGCTTTCTTTCGACCCTACTGTATCAGTATTTACACATGCAATGATTTAAAGTTCTCCCTacgtggtgttttgggaaacgcaTGTGAGTCCTTCGGCCGTTATTGAAGAGACGCATCGTTAAAACACGCATGAGCTTTAGTTCCATCGCTATCGGGAAGCGGGCCCTGGCTATTACTTCATAGACATGGTTATTTGCATTCATGCTTTACATTAAGCACATACCAGTTCCTGTAAGTGACGAATTGACCAAATGTAAAATGGTACAAATTTGAAaaaagtatgatatgttacgaatttgagCTAGGTTGCTAACGTTACCCagctggctaatgttaactaggctAGGGTTAAGGGTAAGTGTAGGAATTAGTGTAACGTCgacacagggagtcaggaagcaggtgcagttagTGAGTTTAGATGTGACAGTACTTCCCCCAACGCACAGAATGACGCCAGCCAGGAGGACGGCCCCGGGGGCGAGGAATGGGCTGGTCCGGATGAAGCAGGTGGAATTTGGACCAAGAACTGGGAGGAGAGCGGGTATGAGGTGACATGCAGGGAGGAGGCAAGGGCCTAGTCAATAAAATGTCCTGCCACATCAGAATCCACTAGAGCTGTAGAAACAATAGATGATGGACAGCCAGCTAGTGAAATCGATACTAAAAAAGGTTTGGCGGAAAGTGATGATGATGGATTACTCACGCCTGAAGCAGGTGGAATTTGCAGATGATGTTAGGATCTAGAAAGTTGTTCACAAGAACCCAGCACCGCTCCTCTGGACCGTAGCCCTCCCAATCCACCAGGTACTGGTGTGAGTGACCCCCACAACATCGGCGTCCAGGAGTGATCTGATGGCATAGGCAGGGCTCCCCTCAATGTCCAAGGGAGGCTGAGGAGTGTCATGGGGGATGACATCAGCCAAGAAACCAAGAACCACTAGCCTGAGGGAGGAAACATGAAAAAATACGGAAGTTAGCGGGGTGTTGTAATCTGGTGGCGATCCGCCTGCTCTTTCTGACAGCACACTGGAGTCTCACGTGGGCATCGTTCCATACCTCTTCTGCGTACCTAAAACACTCAACCACCAcaggagcttcggtctggctGGTAGTCCAGAACACACTTGAATGGAGTCAGCTCGGTGGTGGAGTGTCGCAAGTAATTCTGGGCATATTCAGCCCAAGGAAGGAATCGGGCCCACTCCCCCTGCCGGTCCTGGGAGTGACTCCTAgggaacctccccagctcctaGGTCATCCTCTTCACCTGCCCGTTATATTGAGGATGGTACCCGGGAGTGAGGCTGACCGTGACCCCCAGCTTTTCCATGAAAGCCTTCCATACACGTGATGTGAATTGGTACCACGATCAGAGACGATATCCTCCAGAaggccatagtgccggaagacctgCTGGAACAGTGCGTCAGCGACCTGGAGAGCggtagggagaccagagagagggatgaaatggcATGATTTTTTTAatctgcatgatttacaactttCCCGTtgacggacttgcctagttaaataaaaggttatgtacaaaaatacaaaataaggAAGGGAAGGCTTTCCTGCTGCTTTGGTCACACGGTGAGTGGAGTTGTGACGTGCGTAATACACATATCCAAAGCTTGGACCAAAAACTGAGAGGAGAGCGGGTATGAGGTGACATGCATGGAGGAGGCAAGGACCTGGTCAATAAAATGTCCTGCCGCATCAGAATCCACTAGAGCTGTAGAAACAATAGATGATGGACAGCCAGCTAGTGA harbors:
- the LOC109902300 gene encoding transcription factor BTF3 homolog 4-like isoform X1, which encodes MINQAREVCNLSPQPSFLMEFASVQLRSLRDLKGKSAKTLNLNVNMESTYKCRNMNQEKLAKLQAQVRIGGKGSARRKKKVVHRTATADDKKLQSSLKKLAVNNIAGIEEVNMIKDDGSVIHFNNPKVQASLSANTFAITGHAETKQLTEMLPGILSQLGADSLTSLRKLAEQFPRQVLDSKTPKAEDIEEEDDDVPDLVENFDEASKNEAN